GGTCGGCGGCGCCGGAATCGACGTCTGGAACGTCGAACCGCCGGAGCACTCGGCACTCATGGACCTCGACGCCGTCAACGTCACCCCGCACCTCGGCGCCTCGACCCATGAGGCTCAGGAGAAGGCCGGTGTCGCCGTGGCGAAGTCCGTGCGCAAGGCACTGGCCGGCGAACTCGTCCCCGATGCGGTCAATGTCGCGGGTGGCGCCATCCACGAGGATGTGCGTCCGGGCATCCCGCTGGCCGAACGTCTGGGCCGGGTCGTCAACGCTCTGGCCGACTCCTCGGTCACGCACTTCAAGGTCGAGGTCAACGGCGAGATCGCCGACAAGGACGTCTCCGTCCTCAAGCTCTCCGCGCTCAAGGGCCTGTTCAAGGACGTGGTGTCCGACCAGGTCTCCTACGTCAACGCTCCGCTGCTGGCCGAAGAGCGCGGAATCGGCGTCGAGCTGGTCACCGATCCGTACTGCGAGTCGTTCCGCAACATCACCCGTCTGACCGCGACGACGAGCACCGGACAGCGCATCTCCGTGTCCGGCACCGTGACCGGTCCGAAGCTCGTGCAGAAGCTCACCGAAGTCGACGGCTACTCGCTCGAGATCGAACTGACCGACAATCTGCTGATCTTCCGCTACGAGGATCGTCCGGGAATCATCGGTCAGCTGGGTCTGGCGCTCGGCGCCAACAACGTCAACATCGCGGGCATGCAGGTCTCACCCGCATCGACGAGCAACGAGGCGCTGTCCGTGCTCGCCGTGGATTCGGTCGTCTCGGACGAGGTCGTCAAGGCTGTGGCCGGTGCAGTGAATGCTTCGGCCTTCACCGGTGTCTCGCTCCAGGAGGACTGAGAAACTTTCAAGCAGGACCCGTTCAGCCCGCAAGCCACAGAGCGAAGCGGGGTGAGCGGGTCCTCTGCGCGATCAGGATCCAGAATTCGTCAGCGAGAACGGCGACGGCGATGCCGATGAAGGCGCCGGCGATAGTATCGGTGAGCCAGTGGACCTGAAGCGCGGTCCGCGACCACATCATCGCGAGGATCCAGATGGCAGCGAGGACGAACGACCAATGGAAGCCCAGCCTCGGTGTTCGTGCTTCTGCCGCCTGATCCGGCGATCTGCGCAGCTGGTGACGACGGCAGGCGATGATGGCCAGACTCATGGCCAGCGCAGCCGCGCCCATCGAATGCCCCGAGGGGTAGGAGAAGCCTAAGGACTCGTAGAGCTGATCGCCGGGGCGCAGGCGGGTGACGATGGCCTTGAGGATCTCCGAGACGGCGATGCCGGCGAGCATCGTCGTGACGAGAAAGACCGCCGAGCGCAGTCGTCTGCGCACCACGAAGAGGCCCATGAGCAGCGCGGTGCAGATGACCACGCCGGTGCCTCCGCCGACCTCGGCGAGAACGACGGCGATCCAGTACGGCACCGAACCCTCATCGAGGCCGACGAACTCCAGCCAGGACTGATCGATCGGCGTCGGGCCGATGCGCTCGAGATGCAGCCACAGCCCGAAGGCGATGACGAACAGGGCGGCTGGCAGTGTTGACCACAGCAGCCAGGACGGCTGTCGGCTCAAGCGTTCCAGAGGCCGTAGGTGTCGGCCAGTG
Above is a window of Brevibacterium siliguriense DNA encoding:
- the serA gene encoding phosphoglycerate dehydrogenase, producing the protein MPKPVVLIAEELSPATIEALGGDFEIRHTEGADRSQLLPAIADADAILVRSATQVDAEAINAAKNLKVIARAGVGLDNVDVPAATSAGVMVVNAPTSNIISAAELTMAHILGSARYFGAGNTSLKAGEWNRKKYTGVELYEKTLGIVGLGRIGGLVAERAKAFGMRLVGYDPYITQARAAQMGVEVLDLPSLLAVSDFVTVHMPKTPETVGMISTEELKAAKPEARFINVARGGIIDEAALAEAVANGEVGGAGIDVWNVEPPEHSALMDLDAVNVTPHLGASTHEAQEKAGVAVAKSVRKALAGELVPDAVNVAGGAIHEDVRPGIPLAERLGRVVNALADSSVTHFKVEVNGEIADKDVSVLKLSALKGLFKDVVSDQVSYVNAPLLAEERGIGVELVTDPYCESFRNITRLTATTSTGQRISVSGTVTGPKLVQKLTEVDGYSLEIELTDNLLIFRYEDRPGIIGQLGLALGANNVNIAGMQVSPASTSNEALSVLAVDSVVSDEVVKAVAGAVNASAFTGVSLQED
- a CDS encoding phosphatase PAP2 family protein; its protein translation is MSRQPSWLLWSTLPAALFVIAFGLWLHLERIGPTPIDQSWLEFVGLDEGSVPYWIAVVLAEVGGGTGVVICTALLMGLFVVRRRLRSAVFLVTTMLAGIAVSEILKAIVTRLRPGDQLYESLGFSYPSGHSMGAAALAMSLAIIACRRHQLRRSPDQAAEARTPRLGFHWSFVLAAIWILAMMWSRTALQVHWLTDTIAGAFIGIAVAVLADEFWILIAQRTRSPRFALWLAG